One Intestinimonas butyriciproducens genomic window, ACTGGCGCGATATTGTCAGCCCCAAAACTGCGCCCTTCCGGGTATGACAGGGCCGCATGCCCTGCCCTGACGGTGATGGCCGCCGGAGCCGCTTTCTTTCCAAAAAGCTGTGATTTTTGGTTGACTTTTTCCCAAAAGTGGGATACTATTTGAAAGAATCGAACCGCAAAGACGGAGCATGAGTACCCCGCAGCACCGCCGGACAGAGAGGAACCCCAAGGCTGAAAGGGCTCCACGGCCAGGAGTGGGAGAAGACGGCCCCAGCAGCGGGCCCGGAGACGGGTGCGGTCCCCTTCCCGCAACAGAAGGTCGGAGGACGGCCCCGCGTTATACTGCAGGCCGTTAAAAATGGGTGGCACCACGAAAGCAGGCGCTTTCGTCCCATTGGGGACGAAAGCGCCTTTTTGTCCTTTTTACAGACAAGACCCCAACATCTTATCACAAAGGAGCGTTTCCATGGACCGTATCAAACCCAGAACCCTCTCCGGCTTTATGGAGCTACTGCCGCAGCGGCAGGTACAGTTCGAGCGCATGGTGGAGGCCCTGCGCAAAACCTACTCTCTCTATGGTTTTACCCCCCTGGATACCCCCGCCATCGAGGCCAGCGAGGTGCTTCTGGCTAAAGGCGGCGGAGAGACCGAAAAGCAGATATACCGCTTTACCAAAGGGGACACGGACCTCAGCCTGCGTTTTGATCTCACCGTCCCCTTGGCCAAGTATGTGGCGCTGCACCACAATGAACTTACTTTCCCCTTCCGGCGCTTTCAAATCGGAAAGGTCTACCGGGGAGAGCGGGCACAGCGGGGCCGGTTCCGGGAGTTTTATCAGGCCGATATCGATGTGATCGGCGACGGCGCGCTGGATATCGCCAACGAGGCCGAGGTGCCCGCCATCATCTACAATACCTTCACCGCCCTGGGCCTCAGGCGCTTTAAGATCCGTGTCAACAACCGCAAGGTCCTCAACGGCCTCTTTGACGTCTTGGGCCTCCGGGCGCAGTCCGGAGACGTGATGCGCACCATTGATAAGCTGGAGAAAATCGGCGCGGAAAAGGTTAGAGCGATTCTCACCGAGGATTTTGCCGTGCCCGCTGACACAGCGGACAAGCTTCTCGCTCTCCTTGCCACCAAGGACCCCATGTCCGCTCTGGAACATTACCGCGGTCAAAATGCCCTCCTGGATCAGGGGATCGAAGAGCTCTCCACCGTGGTGGGCTATATGTCCGCCTTTGGTGTGCCAGCCGACCACTTTATGGTGGACCTGACCATCGCCCGCGGCCTGGACTACTATACCGGGACCGTTTATGAGACCGTCATGCTGGATCACCCCGAGATCGGCTCCATCTGTTCCGGCGGCAGATATGACAACTTATCGGAATATTACACTGATAAACAACTCCCTGGAGTCGGAATTTCCATTGGTCTCACCCGTTTGTTTTTTGTCCTGGAGGACCAGGGCTATCTCAACGACGCACTCCTCACCGCGCCGGCGGATGTCCTCATCCTCCCCATGACCCAGGATCTCTCCCCCGCCATCTCACTGGCCACCACTCTTCGGGAGGCGGGGGTCCGGACCCAGCTCTATACGGAGCAGAAAAAATTCAAGGCTAAAATGAACTATGCCGACAAGCTGGGGATTCCCTATGTGATCTTCCTGGGAGAGGACGAGGTGAGCGCAGGGGTCTGTGCCGTCAAGGACATGGGCTCCGGCGAACAGGTCAAGGCCGACCCTGACCAGGCTGTGACGCTCATCCAGACGGGTATTCGACAGCGCAGTATTGGCACGCCCATTCAGGACAAGGTTTAAGAGCACATGAGATGGCAGCCCTGAAGCCTGACTCTTTCCTTTGAGAACAGTCATTTTTGATTCCATTTTGTATATTTTATTTTATAATAAACATTAAGGAGAGATATTGATATGTTTCAGTCCCGCACCCACACTTGTAACGAGCTCCGCATCGAGCACGTGGGGCAGCAGGTCACCCTTGTCGGCTGGATGGAAAATGTCCGGGAAGTGGGCGGAAATCTGGCCTTTGTCATCCTCCGGGATTTCTATGGCACCACCCAAGTAGTGGTCGAGACCGAAGACATGATGAAGCTCGTCAAATCCATCAACAAGGAATCCACCATCCGGGTAGAGGGCATCGTTCGGGAGCGCGACAGCAAGAATTCCAAGCTGCCCACCGGGGATATCGAAGTCCTGCCCAGCAAAATCGAGGTTTTGGGCCGGTGCCGCTACCATGAGCTCCCCTTCCCGATCAACCGCAGCCGCGAGGCGGATGAGGCCGCCCGACTCAAGTACCGCTACCTGGACCTCCGGAATCCCGCTGTAAAGGGCAACATCGTGCTGCGCTGTCAGGTGGTGGCGGCCCTGCGCCAAGCCATGACCGATCACGGCTTCCTGGAGATCACCACCCCTATCCTCACCGCCTCCTCCCCCGAGGGGGCCCGGGATTATCTGGTGCCTGCCCGAAACCATCCGGGTAAGTTCTATGCCCTGCCGCAGGCGCCCCAGCAGTTCAAACAGCTCCTGATGGCTTCCGGCTTCGACCGCTACTTTCAGATCGCCCCCTGCTTCCGGGACGAGGACGCCCGGGCCGACCGCTCCCCCGGCGAATTCTATCAATTGGATATGGAGATGGCCTTCGCCACCCAGGAGGATGTCTTCGCCGTGCTGGAGGATGTGCTGCCTCCCATCTTTGCCAAGTACGGCAAGTATCATATGGCCTCCTCCGCACCCTTTACCCGCATTCCCTTTACCCAGGCCATGGACACCTACGGCTCCGACAAACCGGACCTGCGCATCGACCTCACCGCGGTGGACGCCACAGCGCTCCTCGCCGACTGCGGCTTCGGTCCCTTTGAGGGAAGTGTGGTAAAGGCCGTACCTGTCACCAACTTTACCGCCACACGCAAGCAGATCGACAAGCTCTGCGCCGATGTGGAGGTACAGTCAGGTGGCAAAGTCTACTGGTTCCGGCTGGACGAAAAGGGAGAGCTGGTGGGCGGTATCTCCAAGTTCCTACAGGACCGGAAGGAGGCCGTGACTGCGGCCCTGGGCTTGAAACCCAATACCTTTGTGGGCTTGACCGCCGGGAAAAAGCTGGCGGCCCAAAAGACCGCTGGCGTACTCATCAAGATGCTCCCCGCCCTGGCCCCCGAGCATATGGATAAGGAACGGTACGCGTTCTGCTGGATCACCGACTTCCCCATGTATGAGATCGGCGAGGAGTCCGGTGAGCTGGAGTTCTGCCACAACCCCTTCTCCATGCCCATCGGTGAACTGGAGATCCTGGAAAAGGCCCACCGGGGAGAGGTGGACCCCCTCACCATCATGGCCTATCAGTATGACTTGGTGTGCAACGGCGTGGAACTCTCCTCCGGTGCAGTCCGGAACCACGACCCTGAGATCATGATCCGGGCCTTTGAGCTGGTTCGGCTGGGTGAAGAGGACGTCAAGGCCAAGTTCCCCGCCATGTACAACGCCTTTTGCTATGGAGCTCCCCCCCATGCGGGTATCGCCCCCGGCGTAGACCGGATGGTCATGCTCCTGGCCGGTGAGGATTCTATCCGTGAGATCATCCCCTTCCCTATGAACAAAAATGCACAGGATCTGATGATGGATGCCCCTTCCACCGTCAGCCAGAAACAACTGGACGAGCTGCATATTGCGTTGGTAGAGCCGGAAGCATGATCCCGGCTTGCCCTGGTGACGGAAGGAGCCCCGGACCTCAAAGGTCCGGGGCTCCTTCCGTAATGGTCCGTTTGAGATGTACTATGTAAAGGGTAAATCAACCGCCCAATACATCACATTGACCGACGGCTCATTTGTGGCAAAATATCAGAAACTGGAATTCTGTGATCGACCCGCAGGGGGGCCGGAGCGGGAGCGTCTGGGAATGACCTGGACACTCTTTCTTTTTATAGGCCCCGGTAAGGGCGCACTTACTCACCACCCGCCGCTGGCCGGTGGTGGTATGGCCTGCGGCCAGCGTGCGCCCTCCGGGGGACGGGGGTGGGGCGGCTCCGCCGTCAGCTTCCCCCTGCGCCGGTATATACAGCAGACGCCAACGCCAACGGCGGCTTGGGCATCGGACGCCGCTGCGTCGATATACTGGGGCTTGGGCGCCGTCAGCCACCAACAAGCTGCGCCGGGTATATACCGAGGCGTTGCTTGCTACTACTGTCAACGTCCGTCAAAAAAGGTTGAACATTGTTCGGATTGGTGGTATAATTTACCATATCAATTCGATAAATTGGAGTTTACCAAGCAATTTTAGAAAATGAAAAAACCGGTATTGGAGATATGGGTAAATGAATGAATATATGGAATATTTAGCGAAAATAATCCCGAAAAAGATAGTCTTAAACTTGTAAAAAATGAAGCAGAAAAATATTATAAATCACATTCTCTTGATGATTGTTTTAACATGGGAATTGAACTTTGTCATTCGGATAAATTTCAAATCCAAGAAGTGGGGATTTTCCTTTTGGGATATTCTGCACATCACAATATCTCTGCACTTTCCTTTTTGAAAGATACTGTTCGCCAACATGAGACAATGTGTGGAAAAATATGTGGAAAAGTGTGTTCTGTCTCTTTTCCACCTGTTCCGTTAAACCTGTATCTCTCCACATCCATCCGCCACCCTGTCAAAACAGGGTACGAGAGCGAGCGACAAGATCATACACAGGGCATAGCCCGGGCACCAGAATACCCGGCGCTTAGGCGGGCCCGCAATCTTCAAACAAGCCATGACTCTTCCAAAAAAATTGTGATAGAAAAACCCTCCATGCGAACAGCATTTATCCGCATGGAGGGCGATCCCGCTCTATTCCGCCGGGGCCTGCTCCTATTCCGCTGCCGGAGGCTTGGGCTGCCCTCCCCCGCCCCGATGACGGCGGCGGTGGTTCCGCCCGCTCTGTTTCTTCTCGGTCTTTTCGCCCTCGGTCTCAGGACCCTTTGGTTTTTCTGTCCGGGGCGGCTTGTCCCCCTTAGGCTTGTCTGTATGGCGGGGCGGCTGCTGTTTTTTCCGCTCCTGCGGAATCCGCTGGGTCAGCTGCTCATACTCCTCTTCTTCCTCATTCCGGGGACGCCGCCGCCGCTCCGGACGCCGAGACCCTCCCCGCCGCTCCGGAGGCAACTTTTTCTCCCGCAGGGGAGCGGCATTTTCCTCAGCCGTCTGAAAGACACGCTCCAGCGCCTCCGAAAGAGCCGTTTTTTCCGACGCGGGCCGCTCCTCCAGCGCCTCCTTGGGATCCGTTTTCCGCAGCTTTGCCAACTCTTCAGGGGGCGGGGCCACATAGCCCTCCGGCCGTTTTCCCTTTCCATTGCGTACCACGCAGATCTCACAGTTGTGGTAACACTTTGGCGTCTCAGGCGCATCGTCCAAACGCACCTTTACCTGCTCCCGGAGCAAATTCACCTGACACACATTGCCCACACCGTCCGGTGTCTCCACAAAGGACTCCGGCTTGGGCATTCGCTTGACGGCATCTTCATAGGCGTCCTGCTCGTACTTGAGGCAGCACATCAGTCGTCCGCAGGTACCTGATATCTTCGTGGGATTAAGGGACAGATTCTGCGTTTTCGCCATCTTGATGGACACCGGCTGGAACTCATCCAGGAAAGTGGCACAGCAAAAGGGCTTTCCACAGATCCCCAGGCCCCCCAGCATTTTGGCCTCGTCACGCACACCGATCTGGCGGAGTTCGATACGGGTGTGAAAAATACCAGCCAGATCTTTGACCAAGGCCCGGAAGTCCACCCTGCCCTCTGAGGTAAAGAAGAACAATATCTTGTTCCCCTCAAAATTGTACTCTACCTCCACCAGCTTCATATCCAGCTTATGCTCGGCAATTTTCTCCTGACAGATGTGGAAGGCCCGCTCCTCCTTCTCCCGGTTCCGGGCCACGGTCCGCTCATCCTCTTCCGTGGCCACCCGAAGCATGGGGCGCAGCGGAGCCACTACGGCCTCATCCTCCACCATGGTATTGCCCTTCAAACATTCTCCGTATTCGATCCCCTTGGCCGTTTCAACAATGACGCCCTGTCCGGGCTCCACTTGAATGCCTTTCGGATCGAAATAGTATTGCTTTCCGCCGCTTTTAAAACGGACGCCTATAATTTCTGTCATTGGGGTACCTCGTATCTCTTTTGATTGGGACCTGTTCAAACATGCGCAAAGGCTCCCGCACAGAGCCAACCGGCAATATGGCCGGCCCCTACATGGAAGGAGAGCGCCTCCTTGAGTAGCTGAATATGGCTGATGAGCCGAAGGGAACGGCCCGGCGCATCTCCGCGAAGAAGTCCGTCCCGGAGCTGCTGTACCGTTTCATCCATCAGGCCGGAGAGCGCGTCCCGATCCCATTTCTCCAGCCCCACGCAATATTCCAGCAACTCGCCCTCTCCCCCGTCCTTCAGGAGAGAAGCCAGCCTGGAAGCGGCCTCACGGATCCGTTCCTCCTCTTCTCCTCCGCCCTCCAGCCAAGCTACCGCCCGCCCCAGAACGCCCTCGCAGCGCCCTGCGGCATCCAGCACCCTTTCTCTCGGCAGGGTAGAAAATCTGGTGAGCAGATACTCCCGGCACTCCGCCGGGGTCACCGGGCTGAGGTTGAGCAGCTCACAGCGGGAACGGACCGTGGCAAACATATTTCCGGCATTGTCGGTGAGCAGCAGGAACGCGGCATAGGCCGGACCGTCCTCCAGCAGCTTTAAAAGCGCGTTCTGAGCGCTTCCGTTCATAGTCTGGGCGTTTTCCAGCACATAGACCTTCCGCGCCGCTTCATTGGGGCGGACATAGGCGTCCGCCCGGAGCTCCCGGATCTGGGATACGCTAATATCCTTCCCATCCAGGCCGATACGGATGACATCCGGGTGGACACCTGCTCCCGCCTTCCGGCAGTCGGGGCAGTGTCCGCAGGGTGGCTCCCCTCGGCCGGAGCAGACCAGTGCCGAGGATAGGACCCCCCCCAGTGTCCGCTTACCGGTCCCGGACGGCCCTGCCAAAATGTACGCATGTGAAAGCCCACGACCGGTCTGAAGTCGGTGCTTGACCTGCGCGTTGCCTACCAGAGCGTCAAGTCCCCGCATCAGGCGCGCTCAAATCGTTCGATATCCACCACAAAAATGGTAGCACCTCCCACCGTGACCTCCACAGGCATACTGGGATAATAGCCGTAGCTCATCTCAGTGGTGGTGGGGATCATCTGCTTCCGACTGTGAGAGTGCTCTTTGATGATGTCGATCACAGCCTGCACCTTCTCCTCATCCACGCCCACGAGGATAGTGACGTTTCCGGCCATCAGAAACCCGCCGGTGGTGGCCAGCTTGGTCGAGGAAAAACCCTTCTTAGTCAGGGCATGGGTCACCGCATTGGCGTCGTCAAAGTTGATGATAGCAAGGATCAGTTTCATAGAACTCCCTCCTCAGGGACAGGCATACTGCCTCTTTACAATATGCCTATCTTATTCTTTATATTATAACCTACTTCGCAGAAATATGAAAGATGTTTTTTCTTTCTGCCCCGGGTCAGAAAGAAAAAAACGGGAAGCGGCGAGAGTATGCCGCTTCCCGTTTGGAATCTTATGCTCTGTGCTCTCCTCTGGAGTAGGCCACCACCGTGCGGCGGTTGGGTTCGGTGCCGGTGGAGTAGGTCGTCACGTCTGGATAATCCTGAAGGGCCGTATGGATCACATGGCGCTCATAGGCGTTCATGGGCTCTAACGTCACGTTCCGGCGGTACTTCACCACCTTGCCCGCCACCTTTCTGGCTAGACGCTCCAGGGATTCCTCCCGCTTGGCCCGGTAGTTTTCCGCATCCACATGGATGCGGCTACGCTTGGACGCTCCGCGGTTCACCGCGTAACTGGTGAGCTGTTGGATCGCGTCCAGCGTCTCGCCCCGGCGCCCGATGAGAGCCCCCAGGTTCTCACCCACCAGCTCCACCTTGTAGCTACCGTCCTCCCCCATAGTGATCTTCGGAGTGGCCTCCACCTCCATGTGGGCCATCAGTCCGGTGAGAAAGCGATCAATGGATTCAGCCTTGTCCCCCAACTCCTCCGGGGCAGCCGTCGTCTGAGAGGTCAAATCGGCGGGAGCGGCCGTGTCCTCCGCCCTTTCGACCGCAGGAGCCGGCTCCTTTTCCGCGGTCGAAGCAGGCTTCTTCTCCACAACAGGGACAGGGGCCGGCTCATCGGGCGCCTCATAAGTCACTTTGATCTTTGCGGGGCTTCCTCCAATGCCCAAAAAACCACTCTTGGCCCGCTCCAGGACCTCCACGGACACCTCGTCCCGATCCAGCCCCAACTGCCTCAGCGCGGCGGTAATGGCTTCTTCCTCATTTTTTCCAGTACACTCAATATACTTCAACATAGGTCTTCTCTTCTCCTTATGTTGGGGTCATTCCCGTCCCTCAGGCTTCTGGATCTCCTCGATTTCCTCATCCAGCTTGGCCCAGGGGTCCTCAGAATCGGTCCCGTTTTCCTCGACAGCGCTTTCGGAAACGGGATTCTTGTCGGGAGCTTCCGGAGTCTTCTCCTCCACAAGCTCCTCTGCGATCATCTCATCGGCGGCGGCCTCTAAAGCCGCCTCTTGCAGCTTGTCCGATTTTTTCTCCAGAGCGGCCTCCACGGCGTTCTCATCGATGGGGGCTCCCGGATCCTTGTAAAGGGTCGGCCCGTCGGGGCTGTAGCGATAGGGGTCATACGCCCGGCCCCGGGCATAGGAGCGAATGCCCACACGGCTCACCTCGATTACAGAGGCGTCGCTCTTCTTCTTTTCCACCGCGGCGGCCTTTTTCTTACCCTTATTGGTCTTGGCCTCAGCCAGCGCCTGGGCTTTCCGCTCCGCGGCCTCCCGGCGCCTTTTCTTCTCCTCTTCCTTCTCCAGGCGTTCCTGTTCGGCGCGGGCCGCGGCAGCGGCCTCATAATCCTTTTTCAGAATTTTACCCGCCACAAACTCCTGCAGCAGAGACAGCAGGTTGTTCACCACCCAGTACACGCCCAGACCGGCAGGCATGATAAAACCGATCCACAGGGACATCAGGGGACTCATGATCATCATCATACGGTTGGTGGAGTTTTGCTGGGCATTCTGGGACTGGCTGTTCATCTGATTGGTCCGCATGGAGATGATAGAGAACAGAAGGCCCGTAACGGCGGAAATCACAGGGATGAGGAACAGCCCTATGCTGCCCCAGCTGATGCCGTTGACCCAGAACTTGGCGTTGGGCACCTGAGAGAGGTCCAGGCCGAGGAACTGGAAGTTCATCGCAAACATCTTCGCGGCGCCCTCACCTACTGCGGCCTGAGCGGCAGAGAGGTTTTCCGGATTGATGAGAGAGGCCAGGAAAAGCTGGTTGTAGCCCGTATTGCTGAAAGCGTTGGCCGCGCCCTCAGCCACGTTCTTGACCCAGCCGTTTTCAATGGAAATGGTGGCCCAGTTCAGGGCGTCGGCCACGGCGGAGATCTGTTCGCCGTTGAGGCCCATCATGTACTTCAGCGGCTGACGGATGATGGCATACAGGGGAAACAGCACCAAAA contains:
- the hisS gene encoding histidine--tRNA ligase, which produces MDRIKPRTLSGFMELLPQRQVQFERMVEALRKTYSLYGFTPLDTPAIEASEVLLAKGGGETEKQIYRFTKGDTDLSLRFDLTVPLAKYVALHHNELTFPFRRFQIGKVYRGERAQRGRFREFYQADIDVIGDGALDIANEAEVPAIIYNTFTALGLRRFKIRVNNRKVLNGLFDVLGLRAQSGDVMRTIDKLEKIGAEKVRAILTEDFAVPADTADKLLALLATKDPMSALEHYRGQNALLDQGIEELSTVVGYMSAFGVPADHFMVDLTIARGLDYYTGTVYETVMLDHPEIGSICSGGRYDNLSEYYTDKQLPGVGISIGLTRLFFVLEDQGYLNDALLTAPADVLILPMTQDLSPAISLATTLREAGVRTQLYTEQKKFKAKMNYADKLGIPYVIFLGEDEVSAGVCAVKDMGSGEQVKADPDQAVTLIQTGIRQRSIGTPIQDKV
- the aspS gene encoding aspartate--tRNA ligase, producing the protein MFQSRTHTCNELRIEHVGQQVTLVGWMENVREVGGNLAFVILRDFYGTTQVVVETEDMMKLVKSINKESTIRVEGIVRERDSKNSKLPTGDIEVLPSKIEVLGRCRYHELPFPINRSREADEAARLKYRYLDLRNPAVKGNIVLRCQVVAALRQAMTDHGFLEITTPILTASSPEGARDYLVPARNHPGKFYALPQAPQQFKQLLMASGFDRYFQIAPCFRDEDARADRSPGEFYQLDMEMAFATQEDVFAVLEDVLPPIFAKYGKYHMASSAPFTRIPFTQAMDTYGSDKPDLRIDLTAVDATALLADCGFGPFEGSVVKAVPVTNFTATRKQIDKLCADVEVQSGGKVYWFRLDEKGELVGGISKFLQDRKEAVTAALGLKPNTFVGLTAGKKLAAQKTAGVLIKMLPALAPEHMDKERYAFCWITDFPMYEIGEESGELEFCHNPFSMPIGELEILEKAHRGEVDPLTIMAYQYDLVCNGVELSSGAVRNHDPEIMIRAFELVRLGEEDVKAKFPAMYNAFCYGAPPHAGIAPGVDRMVMLLAGEDSIREIIPFPMNKNAQDLMMDAPSTVSQKQLDELHIALVEPEA
- a CDS encoding DNA polymerase III subunit delta; translation: MRGLDALVGNAQVKHRLQTGRGLSHAYILAGPSGTGKRTLGGVLSSALVCSGRGEPPCGHCPDCRKAGAGVHPDVIRIGLDGKDISVSQIRELRADAYVRPNEAARKVYVLENAQTMNGSAQNALLKLLEDGPAYAAFLLLTDNAGNMFATVRSRCELLNLSPVTPAECREYLLTRFSTLPRERVLDAAGRCEGVLGRAVAWLEGGGEEEERIREAASRLASLLKDGGEGELLEYCVGLEKWDRDALSGLMDETVQQLRDGLLRGDAPGRSLRLISHIQLLKEALSFHVGAGHIAGWLCAGAFAHV
- a CDS encoding cyclic-di-AMP receptor, whose translation is MKLILAIINFDDANAVTHALTKKGFSSTKLATTGGFLMAGNVTILVGVDEEKVQAVIDIIKEHSHSRKQMIPTTTEMSYGYYPSMPVEVTVGGATIFVVDIERFERA
- the jag gene encoding RNA-binding cell elongation regulator Jag/EloR, with protein sequence MLKYIECTGKNEEEAITAALRQLGLDRDEVSVEVLERAKSGFLGIGGSPAKIKVTYEAPDEPAPVPVVEKKPASTAEKEPAPAVERAEDTAAPADLTSQTTAAPEELGDKAESIDRFLTGLMAHMEVEATPKITMGEDGSYKVELVGENLGALIGRRGETLDAIQQLTSYAVNRGASKRSRIHVDAENYRAKREESLERLARKVAGKVVKYRRNVTLEPMNAYERHVIHTALQDYPDVTTYSTGTEPNRRTVVAYSRGEHRA
- a CDS encoding YidC/Oxa1 family membrane protein insertase; its protein translation is MDIWYYILTPFTWLLQLFYNITGSYGFALIFFAVVVKLILFPFSLKGKKSMIQMNMLSGKMQQIQKKYANDKERQNLEIQKLYEKEKVNPMGGCLWSFLPILVLFPLYAIIRQPLKYMMGLNGEQISAVADALNWATISIENGWVKNVAEGAANAFSNTGYNQLFLASLINPENLSAAQAAVGEGAAKMFAMNFQFLGLDLSQVPNAKFWVNGISWGSIGLFLIPVISAVTGLLFSIISMRTNQMNSQSQNAQQNSTNRMMMIMSPLMSLWIGFIMPAGLGVYWVVNNLLSLLQEFVAGKILKKDYEAAAAARAEQERLEKEEEKKRRREAAERKAQALAEAKTNKGKKKAAAVEKKKSDASVIEVSRVGIRSYARGRAYDPYRYSPDGPTLYKDPGAPIDENAVEAALEKKSDKLQEAALEAAADEMIAEELVEEKTPEAPDKNPVSESAVEENGTDSEDPWAKLDEEIEEIQKPEGRE